In the genome of Electrophorus electricus isolate fEleEle1 chromosome 26, fEleEle1.pri, whole genome shotgun sequence, one region contains:
- the midn gene encoding midnolin isoform X1: MPKLGNAEDSETLLRNFDVFVTLIGYRMDQHPSARSCTSRGAPSCEAVPSEPPMNLHIHSTTGTRFELSLPAEETVEGLKRRISQRLKVPKERLALLHKETRLCSGKLQDLGITDGSKLTLVPTVEAGLMSQASRPEQSVMQALESLTETQVSDFLSGRSPLTLALRVGDHMMFVQLQLAAQHSGGQQLQHRHIVSRGAPDGLARVSHGPHPHPHLPPSPLSPAPFPASAPPAYPASASTHCSTLGHSPPIPDGLLRHQQPPSPSSPSAAGPCPEANCTARAASSCTVPPRSRKPGAIIESFVNHAPGVFSGTFSGTLHPNCQDSSGRPRRDISTILQILNDLLSATRHYQGMPASLAQLRCQTQCGGGAASPAPSPPPSPPATPPAMPEFAAGLSPKATSAPPVSQPTLHPSLHPLVQCQSQVRMCKPPGDRLRQTENRATRCKVERLQLLMQQKRLRRKARRDSRAPYPWLPNRKAARSNSNSSMSSDGSLDLDFDDSVWKPDVKADMKSEFIMA; encoded by the exons ATGCCAAAACTGGGGAACGCTGAGGATTCGGAAACTTTGTTGCGGAACTTTGATGTTTTCGTCACTTTAATTG GCTATCGAATGGACCAACATCCGAGCGCCCGGAGCTGCACCAGCCGCGGAGCACCGTCCTGCGAGGCCGTCCCAAGCGAGCCCCCGATGAATTTGCACATCCATTCCACAACCGGCACTCGTTTCGAGCTCTCCCTTCCCGCGGAGGAGACAGTGGAAGGGTTAAAGAGGAGGATTTCTCAGAGACTTAAGGTGCCCAAAGAAAGACTCGCGTTGCTGCACAAAGAGAC GCGCCTGTGTTCAGGGAAACTTCAGGACTTGGGCATTACAGATGGGAGCAAGTTAACTCTCGTTCCAACAGTTGAAGCAGGGCTAATG TCACAAGCGTCGAGGCCTGAGCAGTCAGTGATGCAGGCCTTGGAGAGTCTGACCGAGACACAG GTCAGTGACTTCCTGTCTGGCCGTTCTCCTCTGACCCTGGCCCTGAGAGTGGGCGATCACATGATGTTTGTCCAGCTGCAGCTGGCGGCGCAGCACTCGGGCGGACAGCAGCTGCAGCACCGGCACATCGTCTCGCGCGGCGCCCCGGACGGCCTGGCCCGGGTCTCGCACGGCCCCCATCCGCACCCGCACCTCCCCCCCAGCCCGCTCAGCCCCGCGCCCTTCCCTGCCTCTGCTCCGCCCGCCTACCCCGCCTCGGcctccacacactgcagcactctTGGTCACTCCCCACCCATCCCAGACGGCCTCCTCCGGCACCAGCAGCCCCCATCACCCAGCAGCCCGAGCGCTGCGGGCCCCTGCCCCGAG GCGAACTGTACCGCTCGGGCCGCGAGTAGCTGCACCGTTCCCCCGCGCTCTCGCAAACCAGGTGCTATCATCGAGAGCTTCGTCAACCATGCTCCAGGGGTCTTCTCCGGGACATTTTCAG GCACTTTGCATCCGAACTGTCAGGACAGTAGCGGTCGGCCACGGCGGGACATAAGCACCATCCTGCAGATCCTGAACGACCTCCTGAGCGCCACGCGCCATTACCAGGGCATGCCGGCGTCGCTGGCGCAGCTCCGCTGCCAGACGCAGTGCGGCGGGGGGGCGGCGTCTCCGGCGCCCTCGCCCCCGCCCTCACCGCCGGCCACACCCCCGGCCATGCCCGAGTTCGCCGCCGGCCTCTCCCCCAAAGCTACCTCCGCTCCGCCAGTGAGCCagcccaccctccacccttcgCTCCACCCGCTCGTCCAGTGCCAGAGCCAGGTCCGGATGTGCAAGCCTCCTG GAGACCGGCTGCGGCAGACGGAGAACCGCGCCACGCGCTGCAAGGTGGAGCGGCTGCAGCTCCTCATGCAGCAGAAGCGTCTGCGGCGGAAGGCGCGGCGGGACTCGCGAGCTCCCTATCCCTGGCTGCCCAATCGCAAGGCAGCCCGCAGCAACAGTAACAGCAGCATGTCGAGCGACGGCTCTCTCGACCTCGACTTCGACGACTCCGTGTGGAAGCCCGACGTCAAGGCCGACATGAAGTCGGAGTTCATTATGGCGTGA
- the midn gene encoding midnolin isoform X2: protein MDQHPSARSCTSRGAPSCEAVPSEPPMNLHIHSTTGTRFELSLPAEETVEGLKRRISQRLKVPKERLALLHKETRLCSGKLQDLGITDGSKLTLVPTVEAGLMSQASRPEQSVMQALESLTETQVSDFLSGRSPLTLALRVGDHMMFVQLQLAAQHSGGQQLQHRHIVSRGAPDGLARVSHGPHPHPHLPPSPLSPAPFPASAPPAYPASASTHCSTLGHSPPIPDGLLRHQQPPSPSSPSAAGPCPEANCTARAASSCTVPPRSRKPGAIIESFVNHAPGVFSGTFSGTLHPNCQDSSGRPRRDISTILQILNDLLSATRHYQGMPASLAQLRCQTQCGGGAASPAPSPPPSPPATPPAMPEFAAGLSPKATSAPPVSQPTLHPSLHPLVQCQSQVRMCKPPGDRLRQTENRATRCKVERLQLLMQQKRLRRKARRDSRAPYPWLPNRKAARSNSNSSMSSDGSLDLDFDDSVWKPDVKADMKSEFIMA, encoded by the exons ATGGACCAACATCCGAGCGCCCGGAGCTGCACCAGCCGCGGAGCACCGTCCTGCGAGGCCGTCCCAAGCGAGCCCCCGATGAATTTGCACATCCATTCCACAACCGGCACTCGTTTCGAGCTCTCCCTTCCCGCGGAGGAGACAGTGGAAGGGTTAAAGAGGAGGATTTCTCAGAGACTTAAGGTGCCCAAAGAAAGACTCGCGTTGCTGCACAAAGAGAC GCGCCTGTGTTCAGGGAAACTTCAGGACTTGGGCATTACAGATGGGAGCAAGTTAACTCTCGTTCCAACAGTTGAAGCAGGGCTAATG TCACAAGCGTCGAGGCCTGAGCAGTCAGTGATGCAGGCCTTGGAGAGTCTGACCGAGACACAG GTCAGTGACTTCCTGTCTGGCCGTTCTCCTCTGACCCTGGCCCTGAGAGTGGGCGATCACATGATGTTTGTCCAGCTGCAGCTGGCGGCGCAGCACTCGGGCGGACAGCAGCTGCAGCACCGGCACATCGTCTCGCGCGGCGCCCCGGACGGCCTGGCCCGGGTCTCGCACGGCCCCCATCCGCACCCGCACCTCCCCCCCAGCCCGCTCAGCCCCGCGCCCTTCCCTGCCTCTGCTCCGCCCGCCTACCCCGCCTCGGcctccacacactgcagcactctTGGTCACTCCCCACCCATCCCAGACGGCCTCCTCCGGCACCAGCAGCCCCCATCACCCAGCAGCCCGAGCGCTGCGGGCCCCTGCCCCGAG GCGAACTGTACCGCTCGGGCCGCGAGTAGCTGCACCGTTCCCCCGCGCTCTCGCAAACCAGGTGCTATCATCGAGAGCTTCGTCAACCATGCTCCAGGGGTCTTCTCCGGGACATTTTCAG GCACTTTGCATCCGAACTGTCAGGACAGTAGCGGTCGGCCACGGCGGGACATAAGCACCATCCTGCAGATCCTGAACGACCTCCTGAGCGCCACGCGCCATTACCAGGGCATGCCGGCGTCGCTGGCGCAGCTCCGCTGCCAGACGCAGTGCGGCGGGGGGGCGGCGTCTCCGGCGCCCTCGCCCCCGCCCTCACCGCCGGCCACACCCCCGGCCATGCCCGAGTTCGCCGCCGGCCTCTCCCCCAAAGCTACCTCCGCTCCGCCAGTGAGCCagcccaccctccacccttcgCTCCACCCGCTCGTCCAGTGCCAGAGCCAGGTCCGGATGTGCAAGCCTCCTG GAGACCGGCTGCGGCAGACGGAGAACCGCGCCACGCGCTGCAAGGTGGAGCGGCTGCAGCTCCTCATGCAGCAGAAGCGTCTGCGGCGGAAGGCGCGGCGGGACTCGCGAGCTCCCTATCCCTGGCTGCCCAATCGCAAGGCAGCCCGCAGCAACAGTAACAGCAGCATGTCGAGCGACGGCTCTCTCGACCTCGACTTCGACGACTCCGTGTGGAAGCCCGACGTCAAGGCCGACATGAAGTCGGAGTTCATTATGGCGTGA
- the atp5f1d gene encoding ATP synthase subunit delta, mitochondrial: MMAARLLLRRAAPALRQVRGYAEAVTSATQMSFTFASPTEVFFKAASVKQVDVPTMTGAFGILPAHVPTLQVLRPGVVTVFSEDGSSSKYFVSSGSITVNADSSVQLLAEEAVPLESLDLAAAKANLEKAQAELLSTSDEASKAEVQISIEANEAIVKALE, encoded by the exons ATGATGGCAGCAAGGCTTCTCCTTCGCCGTGCAGCCCCTGCACTGAGACAAGTGCGGGGTTACGCCGAAGCAGTCACTTCTGCAACCCAGATGTCCTTCACTTTCGCCTCGCCGACTGAG gtgttCTTCAAGGCAGCCAGCGTAAAGCAGGTCGATGTCCCCACGATGACCGGCGCTTTCGGGATCCTTCCAGCCCACGTCCCCACGCTGCAAGTGCTGCGGCCTGGGGTGGTTACCGTCTTCAGTGAGGACGGGTCTTCATCTAAGTATTTTG tgAGTAGTGGCTCAATCACTGTCAATGCAGACTCATCAGTGCAGCTGCTTGCTGAAGAGGCCGTTCCTTTGGAAAGCCTGGACCTTGCT GCAGCGAAAGCTAACCTGGAGAAAGCCCAGGCAGAGCTGCTCAGCACTTCAGACGAGGCATCCAAGGCAGAGGTCCAGATCAGCATAGAGGCCAACGAGGCCATCGTCAAAGCTCTGGAATAA